The Fictibacillus arsenicus genome contains a region encoding:
- a CDS encoding AI-2E family transporter — MWYQHSFFKYGAGAVLVLTILFLLGKIDYLIDFLYLVISSVFFPMFIAGLLYYLLRPLIRFLIKKKVPKFLAIFLVMLGLILAFSGISGVAIPIVADQLTNLTNDFPKKIGEATEKTGKMVTGENKSFIDSTQVAKLATVRLEKFTSSISKDVIALVTTLTNIALVLLVVPFILFYLLLDDKKFFNYFLRLVPRHMEHDVAAILRDIDSTLSSYIKGQILVALFVGVFMYAGYMIIGLKFALVLALFAVLTNVIPFLGPFIGVFPALLVGLIQDPVMAIKVAFVTLVVQQVEGNILSPQIMGRKLRIHPLTIILVVLMSGAAFGFIGLLLAIPAYAVTKTIISNLYRIYLLYNPPETRSDLL; from the coding sequence ATGTGGTATCAGCACTCATTCTTTAAGTACGGGGCAGGTGCCGTACTCGTACTCACGATTCTATTCTTGCTAGGGAAAATCGACTATCTCATTGACTTCCTTTATCTTGTTATTTCGAGCGTCTTCTTTCCAATGTTTATCGCAGGTTTGTTATATTATTTGCTTCGGCCGCTCATCCGTTTTTTGATCAAAAAGAAAGTCCCAAAATTTCTTGCTATATTCTTAGTCATGCTGGGATTAATTTTGGCTTTTTCCGGAATCTCAGGTGTTGCCATTCCTATCGTTGCAGATCAGTTAACAAATCTTACAAATGACTTTCCTAAAAAAATAGGTGAAGCCACTGAAAAAACAGGAAAAATGGTCACAGGTGAAAACAAATCATTTATTGACAGCACACAGGTTGCAAAACTGGCAACCGTGCGCCTCGAAAAGTTCACAAGCTCCATCTCCAAAGATGTAATTGCTCTCGTTACTACTTTAACGAATATTGCTCTCGTTCTATTGGTGGTACCGTTTATTCTATTTTATTTACTGCTTGATGATAAAAAGTTTTTTAATTATTTTCTAAGACTTGTACCGCGTCACATGGAACATGACGTGGCTGCTATTCTGCGGGATATCGATTCTACGCTGTCTTCTTATATAAAAGGACAAATATTGGTCGCATTGTTTGTCGGAGTATTTATGTATGCCGGCTATATGATTATCGGACTTAAGTTCGCACTCGTTCTTGCTCTTTTTGCTGTTTTGACGAATGTTATTCCTTTTCTTGGACCATTCATCGGGGTGTTCCCTGCTCTTTTAGTCGGGCTCATCCAAGATCCGGTGATGGCGATAAAAGTAGCTTTTGTAACGCTTGTTGTACAGCAGGTGGAAGGTAACATTCTATCTCCCCAGATCATGGGAAGAAAACTTCGCATACACCCGCTTACAATTATATTGGTCGTACTGATGTCTGGTGCCGCTTTTGGCTTTATCGGTTTGCTGCTGGCTATTCCGGCGTATGCAGTTACAAAAACCATCATAAGTAATCTGTACCGGATTTATTTGTTATATAACCCACCAGAGACGAGAAGTGATTTGCTCTGA
- a CDS encoding LacI family DNA-binding transcriptional regulator: MNPTIKDVAKYANVSIATVSRIVNGLPGYSEDTKKKVQEAIEALGYQPNAIARGLINKRTQTIGVLFPEVSGMLSSEVLEGVENAAHDGGFSVIVCNTTSSGKRTVKYLRLLQEKRVDGIIFASEDVKEEYYKIFQEMKVPVVLVSTASSNYDLPFVRVNDFEGAFQATEHLVKKGHKQIGMIGGSKNDPIAGVPRMRGFKEALQKHSLAFSENHITTNEGYRFQNGKESLPVLLKQLPDMTALFAASDEMAIGAMSAAHQLGIKVPEELSIIGYDNLKIAEMCYPALTTVSQPLKDMGQTAGEILVKLIKGEEKEAESRYMPFTIVERQSVCDLHDK, from the coding sequence TTGAATCCGACAATTAAAGATGTAGCCAAGTATGCAAACGTTTCAATTGCAACGGTTTCCCGGATTGTTAATGGGCTGCCAGGCTATTCGGAGGACACGAAGAAAAAGGTGCAAGAAGCTATTGAAGCATTAGGCTACCAGCCGAACGCCATTGCACGCGGACTGATCAACAAGCGGACCCAAACGATCGGTGTCCTGTTTCCCGAAGTGTCCGGGATGCTTTCATCAGAGGTTTTAGAAGGTGTCGAGAATGCGGCTCACGACGGCGGATTCAGCGTTATCGTCTGCAATACGACATCCAGCGGAAAGCGGACAGTCAAATATTTGCGATTATTGCAGGAAAAAAGGGTAGACGGCATCATCTTTGCTTCTGAAGATGTGAAAGAAGAGTACTATAAGATTTTTCAAGAGATGAAAGTTCCTGTAGTCCTTGTCTCAACTGCATCATCAAACTATGATCTGCCTTTCGTCCGTGTAAATGATTTTGAAGGAGCTTTCCAGGCAACTGAGCATCTGGTGAAAAAAGGGCATAAGCAGATTGGCATGATAGGCGGCAGCAAGAATGATCCAATTGCGGGAGTTCCGCGTATGAGAGGTTTTAAGGAAGCACTTCAAAAGCATTCCCTGGCCTTTTCAGAAAATCACATCACGACTAACGAAGGCTACCGTTTTCAAAATGGAAAAGAGTCATTGCCTGTGCTGCTGAAGCAGCTGCCAGATATGACCGCTCTGTTTGCTGCGAGTGACGAGATGGCGATTGGAGCTATGTCCGCCGCACATCAGCTGGGCATAAAAGTACCAGAAGAACTTTCAATCATCGGATACGATAATCTGAAGATTGCAGAAATGTGTTATCCTGCGCTGACAACAGTCTCACAACCTTTAAAAGATATGGGACAAACCGCAGGCGAGATTTTAGTGAAATTGATTAAAGGTGAAGAAAAAGAAGCAGAAAGCCGTTATATGCCATTTACGATCGTAGAGAGGCAGTCAGTCTGTGATTTACATGACAAGTAA
- a CDS encoding ThuA domain-containing protein: MIKVTVWNENRHEQKNPTVQEIYPKGIHGAIAEFLENAGHDVKTATLDEPEHGLTEEVLNNTDVLVWWGHLAHDEVDDEIVNKVQQRVLDGMGLLVLHSGHFSKIFKKLMGTSCDLKWREADEKERIWIVNPSHPVANGLGEYIELEKEEMYGEHFDIPAPDDLVFVSWFEGGEVFRSGCAYNRGKGKIFYFRPGHETYPTYYNKDVQTVITNAVSFLAPTGSQAPVYGNAKPLEAIGAK, translated from the coding sequence ATGATTAAAGTTACAGTATGGAACGAGAACCGACACGAACAGAAGAACCCGACAGTGCAGGAAATCTACCCAAAAGGAATTCACGGTGCCATCGCTGAGTTTTTAGAGAATGCTGGCCACGATGTGAAGACAGCAACACTTGATGAGCCAGAGCACGGTCTTACAGAGGAAGTGTTAAACAACACAGATGTTCTTGTATGGTGGGGGCACCTTGCACATGACGAAGTAGATGATGAGATCGTGAACAAAGTCCAGCAGCGTGTATTAGATGGAATGGGTCTCTTAGTTCTTCATTCCGGCCATTTTTCTAAAATCTTTAAAAAGCTTATGGGCACGTCTTGCGATTTAAAGTGGCGTGAAGCGGACGAAAAAGAACGCATCTGGATTGTGAACCCTAGCCACCCGGTAGCAAACGGTCTTGGTGAGTACATCGAGCTTGAAAAAGAAGAGATGTATGGTGAGCACTTTGATATCCCGGCTCCAGACGATCTTGTTTTTGTTAGCTGGTTTGAAGGAGGAGAAGTGTTCCGCTCAGGATGTGCTTACAACCGCGGAAAAGGGAAGATCTTCTACTTCCGTCCAGGGCACGAGACTTACCCGACTTATTACAACAAAGATGTTCAAACCGTAATTACGAATGCCGTGTCTTTCTTAGCTCCAACTGGAAGCCAGGCTCCTGTATACGGAAACGCAAAACCGCTTGAAGCAATTGGTGCAAAATAA
- a CDS encoding Gfo/Idh/MocA family protein, with amino-acid sequence MTVKVGIIGCGSIANHRHLPEYAANQDVEIVAVCDVVKERAEAAQAIYGGEIFTDYNELLALDEVEAVSVCTPNYLHAPVSVAALKAGKHVLCEKPMATSLQEAEEMIEAAEKSGKTLMIGHNQRFVPAHQKAREIIANGELGKVYSFRTAFGHPGPEAWSVDGKNSWFFKKDEAFIGAMGDLGVHKTDLIRYILGEEIAEVGAFVETSAKEFASVDDTAVCVLKTDSGIIGTLAASWSYTAKEDNSTIIYGEKGILRLEDDPQYSLVAQYTNGSIVRYEMGAIQTNENQSNSHVVDHFIKAVESGEAPLITGEEGKRSLAVILAALESNDKKTIEKVKTGVHA; translated from the coding sequence ATGACAGTAAAAGTAGGAATTATCGGATGTGGAAGCATCGCCAATCACCGTCACCTGCCGGAGTATGCGGCAAACCAGGATGTTGAGATCGTTGCGGTATGTGATGTTGTAAAAGAACGTGCTGAAGCTGCACAAGCTATTTACGGCGGGGAAATCTTTACGGACTATAACGAGCTGCTTGCACTTGATGAAGTAGAAGCCGTAAGTGTTTGTACACCGAACTACCTGCATGCACCGGTTTCAGTTGCTGCTTTAAAAGCAGGAAAGCACGTTTTATGCGAAAAGCCGATGGCTACATCTTTACAAGAAGCTGAAGAGATGATTGAAGCAGCTGAAAAAAGCGGGAAGACTCTCATGATTGGGCATAATCAGCGTTTCGTTCCAGCACATCAAAAAGCGCGTGAGATCATTGCGAACGGTGAACTTGGGAAAGTATACAGCTTCCGTACGGCTTTCGGCCATCCAGGACCTGAGGCGTGGAGTGTTGACGGGAAGAACAGCTGGTTCTTTAAGAAGGATGAAGCATTTATCGGTGCGATGGGTGACCTTGGCGTTCATAAAACTGACTTGATTCGTTATATCCTTGGGGAAGAGATCGCAGAAGTCGGTGCGTTTGTAGAAACAAGTGCGAAGGAATTCGCTTCCGTTGATGACACAGCAGTTTGTGTATTAAAAACAGACAGCGGCATTATCGGAACACTCGCTGCAAGCTGGTCATATACGGCAAAAGAAGACAACTCAACAATCATCTATGGGGAAAAGGGAATTCTTCGCCTAGAAGACGACCCACAATATTCACTTGTAGCACAATATACAAATGGGTCGATTGTTCGTTATGAGATGGGTGCGATCCAGACGAATGAAAATCAATCAAACTCTCATGTTGTTGATCATTTTATTAAAGCGGTTGAATCAGGCGAAGCACCGCTCATCACTGGTGAAGAGGGCAAGCGTTCACTAGCAGTAATCCTTGCAGCGTTAGAATCAAATGATAAGAAGACGATCGAAAAAGTTAAAACAGGAGTACACGCATGA
- a CDS encoding Gfo/Idh/MocA family protein, which translates to MKLRVGIIGAGGIAQGRHIPAFQQLGDQAEITAISDVNVEVAKSVAEKFHVPNYFTTYQEMWPHVDAVVICTPNKFHREITVAALDAGKHVLCEKPMAMTVEECAEMVEAEKRSGKVLSIAYHYRYMKESQAAKRVIEAGEVGNPFVVRVQALRRRKVPGWGVFTNKELQGGGSLIDYGCHLLDLTLWLLDNPAISEVSGQTYNTVSREAEQVNQWGTFDADTFEVDDHVTAYIRLANGGTILFETSWAANIPDDAEMVRISGDRGGLDVFPFSVNKAENGMMTTTKADWILGEDDPGLPQAKNFVDSCLGKAEPLVKAEEAMNTSRVIEAIYASSLMGKSVPVENGKGVEKA; encoded by the coding sequence ATGAAATTAAGAGTAGGCATAATAGGGGCTGGCGGCATTGCGCAAGGCCGTCATATCCCCGCATTTCAACAACTTGGAGATCAAGCAGAAATTACTGCGATCAGTGATGTAAACGTGGAAGTTGCGAAATCAGTTGCTGAAAAATTTCACGTACCGAACTACTTCACAACCTATCAAGAGATGTGGCCGCATGTGGATGCTGTTGTCATCTGTACGCCGAACAAGTTTCATAGAGAAATAACTGTTGCGGCTCTAGATGCTGGTAAACACGTACTTTGTGAAAAACCGATGGCGATGACTGTAGAGGAATGCGCCGAGATGGTTGAAGCTGAAAAGCGATCTGGTAAAGTACTATCCATTGCGTATCACTATCGATATATGAAAGAATCTCAAGCGGCGAAACGTGTAATTGAGGCCGGTGAAGTAGGTAATCCATTCGTTGTTCGTGTTCAGGCTCTCAGAAGACGCAAGGTGCCAGGCTGGGGAGTTTTTACGAACAAAGAGCTTCAGGGCGGAGGAAGTTTGATAGATTACGGCTGTCATCTCCTTGATTTAACTTTGTGGCTGCTTGATAACCCGGCTATAAGTGAAGTTTCAGGTCAAACGTATAACACAGTTAGCCGTGAAGCGGAGCAGGTGAACCAATGGGGTACTTTTGATGCCGATACTTTTGAAGTCGATGATCACGTTACGGCTTATATCCGTTTAGCGAACGGCGGAACGATTCTGTTCGAAACGTCATGGGCTGCAAACATTCCAGATGATGCGGAAATGGTTCGGATCTCAGGTGACCGCGGCGGACTTGATGTGTTTCCTTTCTCGGTCAATAAAGCAGAAAACGGTATGATGACAACAACTAAGGCCGATTGGATTCTGGGAGAAGATGATCCGGGACTTCCGCAGGCTAAGAATTTTGTAGACAGCTGTCTAGGGAAAGCTGAGCCATTAGTAAAAGCGGAAGAAGCGATGAACACGTCGCGTGTCATTGAAGCAATCTATGCAAGCAGTTTAATGGGGAAAAGCGTCCCTGTTGAGAACGGAAAAGGAGTGGAGAAAGCATGA
- a CDS encoding sugar phosphate isomerase/epimerase family protein, whose translation MKLGVFTVLFSQKSFTEMLDYVKEAGVSAVEIGTGNYPGNAHCPLDDLLASEDKRNEYLHEVEKRGLTISAFSCHGNPLSPDEAFAKESHDTFVKTVELAGLMNVPVVNCFSGVPGDSESAKYPNWPVSPWPNEYSDVLKWQWEEKLIPYWRTWGQFAKEHGVKIGLELHGGFLVHTPYTLLKLREETCDAIGANLDPSHLWWQGIDPVAAIKILGKAGAIHHFHAKDTYLDQENINMHGLTDMQPYGAVQNRAWSFRSVGCGHSVQDWSDMMSALRTYGYDYVVSIEHEDPIMSIEEGFSRAVKNLQSILISEQPAEMWWV comes from the coding sequence ATGAAACTAGGAGTATTTACAGTTCTTTTTTCACAAAAGTCATTCACGGAAATGCTTGATTATGTAAAAGAGGCAGGCGTTTCAGCTGTTGAGATCGGAACAGGGAACTATCCTGGCAACGCGCACTGTCCGCTAGATGATTTATTAGCGAGTGAAGACAAGCGCAATGAATATCTGCATGAAGTAGAAAAGCGCGGTTTAACGATTTCGGCATTCAGCTGTCACGGGAACCCGCTGTCTCCAGATGAGGCGTTCGCGAAAGAATCCCATGATACTTTTGTAAAAACAGTAGAGCTCGCAGGGTTGATGAACGTACCTGTCGTGAACTGTTTCTCAGGTGTTCCTGGGGATTCTGAAAGCGCCAAGTATCCGAACTGGCCGGTATCACCTTGGCCGAACGAGTACAGCGACGTACTTAAGTGGCAATGGGAAGAAAAGCTCATTCCTTATTGGCGTACATGGGGTCAGTTTGCAAAAGAGCATGGTGTTAAAATCGGTTTAGAGCTTCACGGCGGTTTCTTAGTTCACACGCCATACACGTTGTTAAAACTGCGTGAAGAAACTTGTGATGCGATCGGTGCCAACCTTGATCCTTCTCACTTATGGTGGCAAGGCATCGATCCTGTCGCAGCAATCAAGATCTTAGGTAAAGCTGGAGCGATCCATCATTTCCATGCGAAAGATACGTACTTAGATCAAGAAAACATCAACATGCACGGCTTAACAGACATGCAGCCATACGGCGCTGTTCAGAACCGTGCATGGAGCTTCCGTTCTGTAGGATGCGGCCATTCTGTTCAGGACTGGTCTGATATGATGAGTGCGCTTCGTACGTATGGCTACGACTATGTTGTGAGCATTGAACACGAAGATCCGATCATGTCAATCGAGGAGGGCTTCTCTCGCGCTGTGAAGAACCTGCAGTCGATCCTCATCTCTGAACAGCCAGCCGAGATGTGGTGGGTCTAG